One genomic region from Antedon mediterranea chromosome 3, ecAntMedi1.1, whole genome shotgun sequence encodes:
- the LOC140045420 gene encoding uncharacterized protein, translating to MTRSRRILLLVAAMCIVTSSRDISARIQSDNTTCLLEMDGTDVLQELLEGDAVFINIKLLSFVDASDSVGMDFYENTTVIDVNHWVVAVGKIGELLSTFPFDFEYLSLGTLTPGVEHISLNVTSIPECFFDVDNEDKLNIIAKSLLQLESDENVKQDVCIERQLTRDNFSVSGVYGVPACYYTLLQGSTYFECWQISGEDSSVELSNFVTHFWLDTFFWISVVFTFYFNLFFVSFFCRVKPMVDNEKQYLSIRTDLPMGFKYLMFYKGNQYTFVFVSRWLVLLVLVAFLQYIPYIIAHVSDSDNFTRRWAAIFNNEVIQESTFWGWNIYVNLVYFIFGVILMITWLNCQNWFETKYIESIMRDHFFLEEFNLAPDLKIPKDNYSGLYRFLFVVKERTKMAVSISHWKHGLKGFWKSLSFINNKVLQYTVAAILVVPFLCIYTIGTAVNSIPLFYCMLRFFQIWVIDDNMKLSNRVLMISASFGLLFVEIALLGKFVSIFAYVSGIVCYFCIGLLVNSGTAGVFVAVSVIVIGYVISTLTDYYKGYVVLLQQVISVLDELITDNMVQVSSDKLPSFPQCTDQINNTCIPLSTVVDFQAGGNAGTSTGPSTGHSTGPSTDPNTQPTSTPTPSNGTPAPAPSSDSTSLPVIRQDTEGLTAIEKTLFDLIVQKYRPTGIQILTVIMQLLILSLVIWVGFSTLKLIEDFTDLNQQVELFAGVVIAGIVPLFQEILRNKAEEESRQKIREKCIRRDIEEYLANGTFQTLVI from the coding sequence ATGACACGCTCTAGGAGAATCTTACTTCTTGTGGCAGCCATGTGTATTGTGACGTCATCCAGAGACATCTCTGCAAGGATCCAATCCGATAACACTACCTGTCTACTGGAGATGGATGGCACAGATGTCTTGCAAGAACTCTTGGAAGGTGATGCTGTTTTTATCAAcataaaattgttatcttttgTTGATGCTTCTGATTCTGTTGGAATGGATTTTTACGAAAATACAACAGTGATTGACGTCAACCACTGGGTTGTGGCTGTCGGGAAAATCGGTGAACTCCTTTCGACATTTCCTTTTGATTTTGAATACCTGTCACTTGGAACTCTAACTCCTGGTGTGGAACACATCTCCTTAAACGTCACATCAATACCCGAGTGTTTCTTTGATGTTGACAACGAGgacaaattaaacattattgCAAAATCTTTGCTACAACTCGAAAGCGATGAAAATGTGAAACAAGACGTTTGCATTGAGCGGCAGCTAACACGCGATAATTTCAGCGTATCAGGTGTTTACGGAGTGCCTGCCTGTTATTACACTCTTCTTCAGGGCAGTACATACTTTGAATGCTGGCAAATATCAGGAGAAGATAGTTCAGTGGAACTTAGTAATTTCGTGACGCATTTCTGGCTGGACACCTTTTTCTGGATTAGTGTAGTattcactttttattttaacttgttCTTCGTCTCCTTTTTTTGTCGTGTGAAACCAATGGTTGATAACGAAAAACAATACTTGAGCATACGAACTGATCTACCAATGGGTTTTAAGTATTTGATGTTTTATAAGGGAAATCAATatacttttgtttttgtttcacgTTGGCTTGTACTATTGGTTCTTGTCGCTTTCTTACAATACATACCTTACATCATTGCACATGTCTCTGACAGCGATAATTTCACACGTCGTTGGGCAGCGATTTTTAACAATGAAGTGATTCAAGAGAGTACATTTTGGGGTTGgaatatttatgtaaatttggtgtattttatttttggggTTATTCTGATGATAACCTGGTTGAACTGTCAAAACTGGTTTGAAACTAAGTACATTGAGTCAATAATGCGAGATCATTTTTTTCTGGAAGAGTTCAATCTCGCGCCAGATTTGAAAATTCCAAAAGATAATTACAGTGGCCTGTATAGATTTTTATTTGTCGTGAAGGAGAGGACAAAGATGGCCGTATCGATTTCTCATTGGAAGCACGGGTTGAAGGGGTTTTGGAAGTCTTTGTCGTTCATAAACAACAAGGTACTACAGTATACCGTGGCAGCAATTCTCGTTGTACCGTTCCTATGTATCTACACCATTGGCACTGCAGTTAATTCTATCCCGTTGTTTTATTGCATGTTACGTTTCTTCCAAATATGGGTGATTGATGACAATATGAAACTTAGCAATCGTGTTTTGATGATTTCAGCTTCTTTTGGTCTCTTATTCGTCGAGATTGCTCTGTTGGGAAAATTTGTATCTATCTTTGCATATGTCTCCGGTATTGTATGTTACTTCTGCATCGGTTTACTGGTGAACTCCGGTACTGCCGGCGTCTTTGTTGCTGTCTCTGTCATCGTGATTGGTTACGTCATTTCGACGTTAACAGATTATTACAAAGGATATGTGGTTCTTTTACAGCAAGTGATATCGGTGCTAGATGAGTTAATCACAGATAACATGGTTCAAGTTTCTAGTGATAAACTTCCATCTTTTCCACAATGTACAGATCAGATAAATAATACCTGCATTCCTCTTTCTACTGTTGTTGACTTTCAAGCTGGTGGGAATGCTGGTACGTCAACTGGACCTTCAACTGGACATTCAACTGGACCTTCAACTGACCCTAACACACAACCTACTAGTACCCCTACTCCTTCAAATGGAACTCCTGCACCAGCACCATCAAGTGATAGCACATCTTTACCAGTAATCAGACAAGACACCGAAGGCTTAACTGCTATTGAAAAGACTCTCTTTGACTTGATTGTTCAGAAGTATAGACCAACAGGGATTCAAATCTTGACTGTCATCATGCAACTCCTGATTCTGAGTCTAGTAATCTGGGTTGGTTTCTCTACTCTAAAGCTTATTGAAGATTTCACTGACTTAAACCAGCAAGTAGAACTATTTGCAGGAGTTGTCATTGCTGGTATTGTACCTCTTTTTCAGGAAATTCTACGAAATAAGGCGGAAGAAGAGAGCAGACAAAAGATTCGTGAAAAATGTATCCGGCGCGACATTGAAGAATATCTGGCTAATGGAACATTTCAAACTTTGGTTATCTAA